A single window of Microbacterium oryzae DNA harbors:
- a CDS encoding dihydrolipoamide acetyltransferase family protein produces the protein MQTFHLPDVGEGLTEAELVAWRVKPGDTLAVNDVVADIETAKSVVELPSPYAGVVGELLVTEGETVDVGTAIITIADDAPAPVSQPDQSEPAGEPKAAPEAPSAPSAASAPAKPAEPERSGSVLVGYGSGGDAATRRRRKRPEAADGKPGGVLAKPPVRKLARDLGVELADVRATGSAGEVTRDDVVRHAEQASVFRNISTPEWPAVREEKIPVAEPAAAADALWEMDPARVESIPVKGVRKATANAMVGSAYTAPHVSVWTDVDATRTMEYVKRLKASPDFADVKVSPLLIMARAVIWAVRRTPMINAAWVEEEDGAKIHVRHYVNLGIAAATPRGLLVPNIKDAQDLSMRDLARALENLTVTARDGKTTPEDQRAGTITITNIGVFGMDAGTPIINPGEAGIIAMGAIRQKPWVVDGEVRPRWVTTVSGSFDHRIIDGDKISRFIADIASVLEEPALLLD, from the coding sequence ATGCAGACCTTCCACCTCCCCGACGTCGGCGAGGGCCTCACCGAGGCCGAGCTCGTCGCCTGGCGCGTGAAGCCCGGCGACACCCTCGCCGTGAACGACGTCGTCGCCGACATCGAGACCGCCAAGTCGGTCGTCGAGCTGCCCTCGCCGTACGCGGGCGTCGTCGGCGAGCTCCTCGTGACCGAGGGCGAGACGGTGGATGTCGGCACGGCGATCATCACCATCGCCGACGACGCGCCGGCGCCGGTGTCCCAGCCCGACCAGTCGGAGCCGGCCGGGGAGCCGAAGGCGGCGCCGGAAGCCCCGTCCGCGCCATCCGCCGCGTCGGCACCCGCGAAGCCGGCCGAGCCCGAGCGCAGCGGATCGGTGCTCGTGGGCTACGGATCCGGCGGCGACGCCGCCACCCGCCGCCGGCGCAAGCGCCCGGAGGCCGCCGACGGCAAGCCCGGCGGCGTCCTCGCGAAGCCGCCGGTGCGCAAGCTCGCCCGGGATCTCGGCGTCGAGCTCGCCGACGTGCGGGCGACGGGGAGCGCGGGCGAGGTCACCCGCGACGACGTCGTGCGGCATGCCGAGCAGGCGTCGGTGTTCCGCAACATCTCGACGCCGGAGTGGCCGGCGGTGCGCGAGGAGAAGATCCCCGTCGCCGAGCCCGCGGCCGCAGCCGACGCCCTGTGGGAGATGGATCCCGCGCGCGTGGAGTCCATCCCGGTGAAGGGCGTGCGGAAGGCCACCGCGAACGCGATGGTCGGCTCCGCCTACACCGCGCCGCACGTCTCGGTCTGGACCGACGTCGACGCCACGCGGACCATGGAGTACGTCAAGCGGCTGAAGGCGTCGCCCGACTTCGCGGACGTCAAGGTCTCACCGCTGCTCATCATGGCGCGCGCGGTCATCTGGGCGGTCCGCCGCACGCCGATGATCAACGCGGCCTGGGTCGAGGAAGAGGACGGCGCGAAGATCCACGTGCGCCACTACGTCAACCTCGGCATCGCGGCGGCGACCCCGCGCGGGCTGCTCGTCCCCAACATCAAGGACGCGCAGGACCTCTCCATGCGCGACCTCGCCCGCGCGCTCGAGAACCTCACGGTGACCGCGCGCGACGGCAAGACCACGCCCGAGGACCAGCGCGCCGGCACGATCACGATCACGAACATCGGCGTGTTCGGGATGGACGCCGGCACCCCGATCATCAACCCGGGCGAGGCCGGCATCATCGCGATGGGCGCCATCCGCCAGAAGCCGTGGGTGGTGGATGGCGAGGTGCGGCCGCGCTGGGTGACGACCGTCTCCGGGTCGTTCGACCACCGCATCATCGACGGCGACAAGATCAGCCGCTTCATCGCCGACATCGCGTCGGTGCTCGAGGAGCCCGCGCTCCTGCTCGACTGA
- a CDS encoding alpha-ketoacid dehydrogenase subunit beta encodes MTLETSTFAKALNAGLRQAMTDDPRVLMMGEDIGRLGGVFRITEGLLAEFGEQRVLDTPLAESGIVGTAIGLAMNGFRPVVEIQFDGFVFPAFDQITTQLAKLTNRHEGALSLPVVIRIPYGGHIGAIEHHQESPEAYFTHTAGLRVVSPSTPGDAYWLIQDAIRSNDPVIFLEPKSRYWVKGELDRETRSAPLHASRVVRRGSDVTLVGHGAMITTLLQAAALAEADGVSCEVVDVRSLSPVDYGPILDSVRSTGRMVYAQEAPGSTSVGSEIAATVAERAFYSLEAPVLRVSGFDVPFPPAKLEGAYLPDADRVLEAVDRALAY; translated from the coding sequence ATGACTCTCGAGACCTCCACCTTCGCGAAGGCCCTGAACGCCGGGCTCCGCCAGGCGATGACCGACGACCCCCGCGTGCTGATGATGGGCGAGGACATCGGCCGCCTGGGCGGCGTCTTCCGCATCACCGAGGGACTGCTGGCCGAGTTCGGCGAGCAGCGCGTGCTCGACACCCCGCTCGCGGAGTCCGGCATCGTCGGCACCGCGATCGGACTCGCGATGAACGGGTTCCGGCCCGTCGTCGAGATCCAGTTCGACGGCTTCGTCTTCCCGGCCTTCGACCAGATCACCACGCAGCTCGCCAAGCTGACGAACCGCCACGAGGGCGCGCTCTCGCTGCCCGTCGTCATCCGCATCCCCTACGGCGGGCACATCGGCGCGATCGAGCACCACCAGGAGAGCCCCGAGGCGTACTTCACGCACACCGCCGGCCTCCGCGTGGTGAGCCCCTCGACACCCGGCGACGCCTACTGGCTGATCCAGGACGCCATCCGCTCGAACGACCCGGTGATCTTCCTCGAGCCGAAGAGCCGCTACTGGGTGAAGGGCGAGCTGGACCGCGAGACGCGCTCCGCGCCGCTCCACGCCAGCCGCGTCGTTCGCCGCGGTTCCGATGTGACGCTCGTCGGACACGGCGCCATGATCACGACGCTGCTGCAGGCAGCCGCGCTCGCCGAGGCCGATGGCGTGAGCTGCGAGGTCGTCGACGTGCGCTCGCTCTCGCCTGTCGACTACGGGCCGATCCTCGACTCCGTCCGCTCGACGGGGCGGATGGTCTACGCGCAGGAGGCGCCGGGATCGACGAGCGTGGGCAGCGAGATCGCCGCGACCGTGGCCGAGCGCGCCTTCTACTCGCTCGAGGCGCCCGTGCTGCGGGTCTCCGGCTTCGACGTGCCCTTCCCGCCCGCGAAGCTCGAGGGCGCGTACCTCCCGGACGCCGACCGCGTCCTCGAGGCCGTCGACCGCGCGCTCGCGTACTGA
- a CDS encoding thiamine pyrophosphate-dependent enzyme, with amino-acid sequence MTSPDFLTDPATVRVLAPDGTFAPSPAAERYLPLIEALGDAELEQFYRDMAVTRAFDQQATLLQRQGQLALWPPSFGQEAAQVGSARAARPQDHIFPSYREHAVTRIRGVDSLDIIRVMRGLSHGGWDPTDPRNGNTHIYTLVLASQTLHATGFGMGLTFDGKTGSGDPEKDEAVIVYYGDGASSEGDVHEAMVFAASYRSPTVFFLQNNQWAISVPVATQASASFAARAAGYGIDSVRIDGNDVLASYAVTRLAMDESRDGRGPQAIEAVTYRRGAHTTSDDPTKYRTKDEEELWAQRDPIARMRAYLTARGASEEFFADVDAEGADVAADVRKRTVELPVPTSDDMFAHVYADPHPVMDEQRRWLADYEASFEEGTA; translated from the coding sequence GTGACTTCGCCCGACTTCCTGACCGACCCGGCGACGGTGCGCGTCCTCGCACCGGACGGCACGTTCGCGCCGTCCCCGGCGGCTGAGCGGTACCTTCCCCTCATCGAGGCCCTCGGCGACGCCGAGCTCGAGCAGTTCTACCGCGACATGGCGGTGACGCGCGCCTTCGACCAGCAGGCGACGCTGCTGCAGCGGCAGGGTCAGCTCGCGCTGTGGCCGCCGTCCTTCGGGCAGGAGGCCGCTCAGGTCGGGTCGGCGCGCGCCGCCCGCCCGCAGGATCACATCTTCCCGTCGTACCGCGAGCACGCCGTGACGCGCATCCGCGGGGTGGACTCCCTCGACATCATCCGCGTGATGCGCGGCCTCAGCCACGGCGGGTGGGATCCCACCGATCCCCGCAACGGCAACACGCACATCTACACGCTCGTGCTCGCCTCGCAGACCCTGCACGCGACCGGCTTCGGCATGGGCCTGACCTTCGACGGCAAGACCGGGTCGGGCGACCCTGAGAAGGACGAGGCCGTCATCGTCTACTACGGCGACGGCGCCTCCAGCGAGGGCGACGTGCACGAGGCGATGGTGTTCGCGGCCTCCTACCGGAGCCCCACCGTCTTCTTCCTGCAGAACAACCAGTGGGCGATCTCGGTGCCCGTCGCCACGCAGGCCAGCGCGTCCTTCGCGGCGCGCGCCGCCGGCTACGGCATCGACTCGGTCCGCATCGACGGCAACGATGTGCTCGCGAGCTACGCCGTCACGCGCCTCGCGATGGACGAGTCGCGGGATGGCCGTGGCCCGCAGGCCATCGAGGCGGTCACCTATCGACGGGGCGCGCACACGACGAGCGACGACCCGACCAAGTACCGCACCAAGGACGAGGAGGAGCTCTGGGCGCAGCGCGACCCGATCGCCCGGATGCGCGCCTACCTCACCGCGCGGGGCGCGTCTGAGGAGTTCTTCGCCGACGTCGACGCAGAGGGGGCGGATGTCGCCGCCGACGTCCGCAAGCGCACGGTCGAGCTCCCGGTGCCCACGTCGGACGACATGTTCGCGCACGTCTACGCGGATCCGCACCCGGTGATGGACGAGCAGCGCCGCTGGCTCGCCGACTACGAGGCCTCGTTCGAGGAGGGCACGGCATGA
- a CDS encoding histidinol-phosphate transaminase encodes MSVPEPVLPRIRPEIAALPPYRQGKAAGAGGFKVSSNENPFAPLPGVVEAVHAASDLNRYPDATAARLRERLGERYGVSADAVIVGAGSVSLLAAFIQAAAGAGDEVVYAWRSFEAYPGLVLVAGAENVQVPLLPDGRHDLDAMAAVVTERTRVILLCTPNNPTSSIITSEEFHAFIGRVPADVLVLLDEAYVEFASGAVDGLRERVFEKHPNVVVLRTFSKAYGLAALRVGYAIGHPRVLDAARSTAIPLSVTAHAEAAALASLDHAPELAERVAEIAARRDALAAALRGIGWRVPEAQGNFVWLDGADQTAADAFEEAGIIVRPFPEGIRISVGEPEAIARILEVAAAVAPRA; translated from the coding sequence GTGAGCGTCCCCGAGCCCGTCCTCCCGCGCATCCGCCCCGAGATCGCGGCCCTCCCGCCGTATCGCCAGGGCAAGGCCGCCGGTGCGGGCGGGTTCAAGGTGTCGAGCAACGAGAACCCCTTCGCCCCGCTTCCCGGCGTCGTCGAGGCCGTGCATGCGGCGAGCGACCTGAACCGGTACCCCGACGCGACCGCCGCGCGTCTGCGCGAGCGGCTCGGCGAGCGCTATGGCGTGAGCGCCGACGCCGTGATCGTCGGCGCGGGCAGCGTGTCGCTCCTCGCCGCGTTCATCCAGGCCGCGGCGGGTGCGGGCGACGAGGTCGTGTACGCGTGGCGCTCGTTCGAGGCGTACCCCGGACTCGTGCTCGTCGCGGGCGCCGAGAACGTGCAGGTGCCGCTGCTGCCCGACGGCCGGCACGATCTCGACGCGATGGCGGCGGTCGTGACCGAGCGGACGCGCGTGATCCTCCTGTGCACGCCGAACAACCCGACGAGTTCGATCATCACATCGGAGGAGTTCCACGCCTTCATCGGCCGGGTGCCCGCCGACGTGCTGGTCCTCCTCGACGAGGCGTACGTGGAGTTCGCCTCCGGTGCCGTGGACGGCCTGCGCGAGCGCGTGTTCGAGAAGCACCCGAACGTCGTCGTCCTGCGCACGTTCTCGAAGGCGTACGGGCTCGCCGCCCTCCGCGTGGGATACGCGATCGGGCACCCGCGCGTGCTGGACGCCGCCCGCAGCACGGCCATCCCGCTCTCGGTGACCGCGCATGCGGAGGCCGCGGCGCTGGCGAGCCTCGATCACGCTCCCGAGCTGGCGGAGCGCGTGGCGGAGATCGCCGCCCGGCGCGACGCGCTCGCCGCGGCCCTGCGCGGGATCGGATGGCGCGTGCCCGAGGCGCAGGGGAACTTCGTCTGGCTCGACGGCGCGGACCAGACGGCCGCCGACGCGTTCGAGGAGGCGGGGATCATCGTCCGCCCGTTCCCCGAGGGCATCCGCATCTCGGTGGGCGAGCCGGAGGCCATCGCGCGCATCCTCGAGGTCGCGGCGGCCGTCGCCCCTCGCGCCTGA
- a CDS encoding phage holin family protein has product MRFLVRVVVNAFAIWVVSLISALQVTITPFAPGGDLQVVLTLLAVAAVFAIVNAIVGTAIRIVAFPLFVLTLGLASLLLNGILLWVTSWVTGFWSWGLELGGFWSAVLAGILISIINWVFGIVLRPQRKKRR; this is encoded by the coding sequence ATGCGCTTCCTCGTCCGCGTCGTCGTGAACGCGTTCGCGATCTGGGTCGTGAGCCTCATCTCCGCCCTGCAGGTCACCATCACGCCGTTCGCTCCCGGGGGCGACCTGCAGGTCGTGCTGACGCTGCTCGCCGTCGCCGCCGTGTTCGCGATCGTCAACGCGATCGTCGGCACCGCCATCCGGATCGTGGCCTTCCCCCTGTTCGTGCTCACTCTGGGGCTCGCCTCGCTCCTCCTCAACGGCATCCTGCTATGGGTGACGTCGTGGGTGACGGGCTTCTGGAGCTGGGGGCTCGAGCTCGGCGGATTCTGGTCGGCGGTGCTCGCGGGCATCCTCATCAGCATCATCAACTGGGTCTTCGGGATCGTCCTGCGGCCTCAGCGCAAGAAGCGCCGCTGA
- the purB gene encoding adenylosuccinate lyase: MTAFPIQPLSPLDGRYQPVVSPLGDYLSEAGLNRARVEVEVEWIIALTDNSLFGTSALSEDDKARLRALYLTFGQAEIDWLAEREAVTRHDVKAVEYLVRDRLSQLGLDDIAELTHFGCTSEDINSLSYALTVKRAVTGVWLPALRAVVERLRALALEHADAAMLSRTHGQPATPTTMGKELGVFVWRLERVIGQLESTEYLGKFSGATGTWSAHLAAAPVVAWPNIARAFVESLGLTFNPVTTQIESHDWQVELYDRARHAGGILHNLASDIWTYISMGYFAQIPVAGATGSSTMPHKINPIRFENAEANLEIAGGLFTTLAQTLVTSRLQRDLTDSTTQRNIGVAFGHSLLALDNLRRGLGEISLSRDVLLADLDVNWEVLGEAIQTVVRAEVVAGRSQITDPYALLKELTRGRRVGAAELAEFVQGLDIGDEAKERLLALTPATYTGLAERLTRTYL, translated from the coding sequence GTGACCGCATTCCCCATCCAGCCCCTGAGCCCGCTCGACGGCCGCTACCAGCCCGTCGTGTCTCCGCTCGGCGACTACCTCTCGGAGGCCGGCCTCAACCGCGCCCGCGTCGAGGTCGAGGTCGAGTGGATCATCGCCCTCACCGACAACTCGCTCTTCGGCACGTCCGCCCTGTCGGAGGACGACAAGGCCCGCCTGCGCGCGCTGTACCTCACCTTCGGGCAGGCCGAGATCGACTGGCTCGCCGAGCGCGAGGCCGTGACCCGCCACGACGTGAAGGCCGTGGAGTACCTCGTCCGCGACCGGCTCTCGCAGCTCGGCCTCGACGACATCGCCGAGCTCACCCACTTCGGCTGCACGAGCGAGGACATCAACTCCCTCTCCTACGCGCTCACCGTCAAGCGCGCGGTCACCGGAGTCTGGCTGCCCGCGCTGCGCGCCGTGGTGGAGCGCCTCCGCGCGCTCGCCCTCGAGCACGCCGACGCCGCGATGCTCTCGCGCACCCACGGCCAGCCCGCGACGCCGACGACCATGGGCAAGGAGCTCGGCGTGTTCGTCTGGCGCCTCGAGCGCGTCATCGGCCAGCTCGAGAGCACCGAGTACCTCGGCAAGTTCTCGGGCGCCACCGGTACCTGGTCCGCGCACCTCGCCGCCGCCCCCGTCGTGGCGTGGCCGAACATCGCGCGCGCCTTCGTCGAGTCGCTGGGCCTGACCTTCAACCCGGTCACGACGCAGATCGAGTCGCACGACTGGCAGGTGGAGCTGTACGACCGCGCTCGCCACGCGGGCGGCATCCTCCACAACCTCGCGAGCGACATCTGGACGTACATCTCGATGGGGTACTTCGCGCAGATCCCCGTCGCGGGCGCCACGGGCTCCTCGACCATGCCGCACAAGATCAACCCCATCCGCTTCGAGAACGCGGAGGCGAACCTCGAGATCGCCGGCGGCCTGTTCACGACCCTCGCCCAGACGCTCGTCACCTCGCGCCTCCAGCGCGACCTCACCGACTCGACCACGCAGCGCAACATCGGCGTCGCCTTCGGGCACTCGCTGCTCGCGCTGGACAACCTCCGCCGCGGCCTCGGCGAGATCTCGCTCTCGCGCGACGTGCTCCTCGCCGACCTCGACGTCAACTGGGAGGTCCTCGGCGAGGCCATCCAGACCGTCGTCCGCGCGGAGGTCGTCGCGGGCCGCTCGCAGATCACCGACCCCTATGCGCTGCTGAAGGAGCTCACGCGCGGCCGCCGGGTCGGCGCCGCCGAGCTCGCCGAGTTCGTGCAGGGCCTCGACATCGGCGACGAGGCGAAGGAGCGCCTGCTGGCGCTGACGCCCGCGACCTACACGGGCCTGGCGGAGCGGCTCACGCGCACCTACCTCTGA
- a CDS encoding MerR family transcriptional regulator, with protein MKSSAWSIGEMAERFGLATHVLRHWEDRGLLEPDRDGAGRRRYGEADAYRVAVILASRMAGMGLDQIRALLDAGTAGRREVLEGQLSDIDERIAALERARAMARHALECRAHDISTCPNFRANVADIVAGTRRGMGWTEPGPDVPVGARLGRT; from the coding sequence ATGAAGTCAAGCGCGTGGAGCATCGGCGAGATGGCGGAGCGGTTCGGCCTCGCGACTCACGTCCTGCGGCACTGGGAGGATCGCGGGCTGCTGGAGCCCGACCGCGACGGCGCGGGTCGTCGGCGGTACGGCGAGGCCGACGCCTACCGGGTCGCGGTGATCCTCGCGAGCCGGATGGCGGGGATGGGGCTCGACCAGATCCGCGCGCTCCTCGACGCGGGCACCGCGGGGCGCCGGGAGGTGCTGGAGGGGCAGCTGTCGGACATCGACGAGCGGATCGCGGCGCTCGAGCGCGCGCGGGCGATGGCGCGACACGCGCTGGAGTGTCGCGCGCACGACATCTCCACCTGCCCGAACTTCCGGGCGAACGTGGCCGACATCGTCGCGGGCACGCGCCGCGGCATGGGGTGGACGGAGCCGGGCCCCGACGTTCCCGTCGGAGCCCGGCTCGGCCGCACCTGA
- a CDS encoding NAD(P)/FAD-dependent oxidoreductase, with protein MNDVAILGGGPAGLQSALTLGRMHRSTVLIDSGAYRNAATSAMHNLVTNDGRAPADFREVARHEIEEYASVTSLTGSVTSIAGTPGAFALALADGSQIEARRVILATGVADALPAIPGLAEIFGDVVAHCPFCHGHEFAGRRVGILGAGEHAARLAVMLAPIASEVVVLPGDAAAPDALARTGALALPGDIARVAEIADGVEVTFADGRSERFAGLFTSTAWRQAAPFADDLGLAVSESGGVLVDGFGRTSAAGIYAAGDIAQPPGLPAPLHSVAMAISTGMLAAAACVQDEVTAVRG; from the coding sequence ATGAACGACGTCGCCATCCTCGGCGGAGGCCCCGCCGGCCTCCAGTCCGCCCTCACCCTCGGCCGCATGCACCGGTCCACGGTGCTCATCGACTCCGGCGCCTACCGCAACGCCGCCACGAGCGCCATGCACAACCTCGTGACGAACGACGGCCGCGCCCCCGCCGACTTCCGCGAGGTCGCCCGCCACGAGATCGAGGAGTACGCCTCGGTGACCTCGCTGACGGGGAGCGTGACGTCGATCGCGGGGACCCCGGGCGCCTTCGCGCTCGCCCTCGCCGACGGCTCGCAGATCGAGGCCCGACGCGTGATCCTCGCGACCGGCGTCGCCGACGCGCTCCCGGCCATCCCCGGCCTCGCCGAGATCTTCGGCGACGTCGTCGCCCACTGCCCGTTCTGCCATGGCCACGAGTTCGCCGGCCGGCGCGTGGGCATCCTCGGCGCCGGGGAGCACGCCGCGCGCCTGGCGGTCATGCTCGCGCCCATCGCGAGCGAGGTGGTCGTGCTGCCCGGCGACGCGGCCGCGCCCGACGCTCTCGCGCGCACCGGCGCGCTCGCCCTCCCCGGTGACATCGCCCGCGTCGCCGAGATCGCCGACGGCGTCGAGGTGACCTTCGCGGATGGCCGGAGCGAGCGCTTCGCGGGGCTGTTCACGTCGACCGCATGGCGGCAGGCCGCCCCCTTCGCCGACGACCTGGGCCTCGCCGTGAGCGAGAGCGGCGGCGTGCTCGTCGACGGCTTCGGGCGCACGAGCGCGGCCGGGATCTACGCCGCGGGCGACATCGCGCAGCCTCCCGGCCTGCCCGCCCCGCTGCACTCGGTGGCGATGGCCATCTCGACCGGCATGCTCGCCGCCGCCGCGTGCGTGCAGGACGAGGTCACGGCGGTGCGGGGATAG
- a CDS encoding amino acid transporter — protein MTDKPTRRALMRPVQLLAIAFGSAVFALLVGAMSMGAFTQQPAEVIAQAWTVAAIIAGIVFIVVLLFVAMLLLVVDPADVTKTIDRPILLPDDEDDAGKR, from the coding sequence GTGACCGACAAACCCACCAGGCGCGCGCTCATGCGTCCCGTCCAGCTCCTCGCGATCGCCTTCGGCTCCGCGGTGTTCGCGCTGCTCGTGGGCGCCATGTCGATGGGCGCGTTCACGCAGCAGCCCGCCGAGGTCATCGCGCAGGCCTGGACGGTGGCCGCGATCATCGCCGGCATCGTCTTCATCGTCGTGCTGCTGTTCGTCGCGATGCTCCTGCTCGTCGTGGACCCCGCCGATGTGACGAAGACCATCGACCGTCCGATCCTCCTGCCCGACGACGAGGACGACGCCGGCAAGCGGTAG
- a CDS encoding acyl-CoA synthetase gives MPARKPFAPSTRHVQLLRALLAAFAALMVTFSPDHSASVGLSVFSGWAIATGVVLGLGAWMVTRAGHRTVPTLLALAYVFAGMAAGITGARGAALYFAVIPIWAVIAGALETGMGVFERRHGDRVVARDTLTIGVLTLVIGVATLLVPSGYALDYFIEDAGRTFTLTGEIIAVGLFGGYAAIVAVFLAIAGLSPASSELEPTTAASTSGPEARTPEDRP, from the coding sequence ATGCCCGCACGCAAGCCGTTCGCACCGAGCACTCGCCATGTCCAGCTGCTCCGCGCGCTCCTGGCCGCGTTCGCCGCGCTCATGGTGACCTTCTCGCCCGACCACTCGGCATCCGTCGGGCTGTCGGTGTTCAGCGGCTGGGCCATCGCCACCGGCGTCGTCCTGGGCCTCGGCGCCTGGATGGTGACGCGCGCCGGGCACCGCACCGTGCCGACCCTCCTCGCGCTGGCGTACGTCTTCGCGGGGATGGCCGCGGGCATCACGGGTGCGCGCGGCGCGGCCCTCTACTTCGCCGTGATCCCGATCTGGGCCGTGATCGCCGGCGCGCTGGAGACCGGCATGGGCGTGTTCGAGCGGCGGCACGGCGACCGCGTCGTGGCGCGCGACACCCTCACGATCGGCGTGCTCACGCTCGTCATCGGCGTGGCCACGCTCCTCGTGCCCTCGGGCTACGCGCTGGACTACTTCATCGAGGACGCCGGGCGCACCTTCACCCTCACCGGCGAGATCATCGCCGTCGGCCTGTTCGGCGGGTACGCGGCCATCGTCGCCGTGTTCCTCGCCATCGCCGGCCTCTCGCCGGCCTCGTCGGAGCTCGAGCCGACGACCGCAGCATCGACCAGCGGGCCCGAAGCCCGCACCCCGGAGGACCGTCCGTGA
- the purU gene encoding formyltetrahydrofolate deformylase, with translation MTPQREDLIDHACLIVDGPDQSGVVAAIAALIARNQGNIVSLDQHSTDPSGGRFFQRVVFHRANFAVVKDEIEADLAATLEPFGMSWTLADLSIPKRMAILASKDDHCLLDLLWRHRRGELPVSIPMVIANHTTTAEDVRSFGVPFFHVPSQAGPDKSQSEAEIVRLLKGNVDFVVLARYMQILSSDFLAQVGVPVINIHHSFLPAFIGANPYRKAKERGVKLIGATSHYVTEDLDEGPIIEQDVVRVTHADSADDLRRRGADVERAVLSRAVLWHAQDRVLRHGNHTIVF, from the coding sequence ATGACGCCCCAGAGGGAAGACCTGATCGATCACGCCTGCCTCATCGTCGACGGACCCGACCAGTCGGGAGTCGTCGCCGCGATCGCCGCGCTCATCGCGCGCAACCAGGGCAACATCGTCTCCCTCGACCAGCACTCCACCGACCCCTCCGGCGGGCGCTTCTTCCAGCGGGTGGTCTTCCACCGCGCGAACTTCGCCGTCGTGAAGGACGAGATCGAGGCGGACCTCGCCGCCACGCTCGAGCCGTTCGGCATGAGCTGGACCCTCGCCGACCTGTCGATCCCCAAGCGGATGGCCATCCTCGCCTCCAAGGACGACCACTGCCTGCTCGATCTGCTGTGGCGGCACCGCCGCGGGGAGCTGCCCGTGAGCATCCCGATGGTGATCGCCAACCACACCACCACCGCGGAGGACGTGCGCTCGTTCGGCGTGCCCTTCTTCCACGTGCCCTCGCAGGCCGGACCCGACAAGTCGCAGTCCGAGGCCGAGATCGTGAGGCTGCTGAAGGGCAACGTCGACTTCGTCGTGCTCGCCCGGTACATGCAGATCCTCTCCAGCGACTTCCTCGCCCAGGTGGGTGTGCCCGTGATCAACATCCACCACTCCTTCCTGCCCGCATTCATCGGCGCGAACCCGTACCGCAAGGCGAAGGAGCGCGGCGTGAAGCTCATCGGCGCCACCAGCCACTACGTGACCGAGGACCTCGACGAGGGCCCGATCATCGAGCAGGACGTGGTGCGCGTCACGCACGCGGACTCGGCCGACGACCTGCGCCGCCGCGGCGCCGACGTCGAGCGCGCGGTGCTCTCCCGTGCGGTGCTGTGGCACGCGCAGGACCGTGTGCTGCGTCACGGGAACCACACGATCGTCTTCTGA
- a CDS encoding ThuA domain-containing protein, whose protein sequence is MRALIATGTGRYADPWHPYAKTSPLIAEVLTEAGFHVGIDHDVDHAMTRLEGVDLLVVNAGDPWRSETTEPLDPASLAGFRTALARGIGVIGVHAALSSLRDYPDWPVAIGGMWVPSLSWHPPLDTVHVTGGALPDGARIDDFDVVDERYSRLQAFGERMVVAEHETEGERMPTAWVREHGTARVAVDALGHDERSWASDGHRALFTQLAGWVTSRA, encoded by the coding sequence ATGCGCGCCCTCATCGCCACCGGAACCGGCCGCTACGCCGACCCCTGGCACCCCTATGCGAAGACCAGTCCGCTCATCGCCGAGGTCCTGACCGAGGCCGGCTTCCACGTCGGCATCGATCACGACGTCGATCACGCGATGACGCGCCTCGAAGGCGTGGACCTCCTGGTCGTGAACGCCGGCGATCCGTGGCGCTCGGAGACGACCGAGCCCCTCGACCCCGCGTCGCTCGCCGGCTTCCGCACGGCGCTCGCGCGCGGCATCGGCGTGATCGGCGTGCACGCCGCGCTGTCGTCGCTGCGCGACTACCCCGACTGGCCGGTGGCCATCGGCGGGATGTGGGTGCCCAGCCTCTCGTGGCACCCGCCCCTCGACACCGTCCACGTCACCGGCGGCGCTCTGCCCGATGGCGCGCGCATCGACGACTTCGACGTCGTGGACGAGCGCTACTCGCGCCTGCAGGCGTTCGGCGAGCGGATGGTCGTGGCCGAGCACGAGACGGAGGGCGAGCGGATGCCCACCGCGTGGGTGCGCGAGCACGGCACCGCGCGCGTCGCCGTCGACGCGCTAGGGCACGACGAGCGGTCGTGGGCGTCGGATGGCCATCGCGCGCTGTTCACGCAGCTCGCGGGCTGGGTGACGAGCCGGGCGTGA